A single window of Leishmania major strain Friedlin complete genome, chromosome 10 DNA harbors:
- the GP63-1 gene encoding GP63, leishmanolysin gives MSVDSSSTHRRRCVAARLVRLAAAGAAVTVAVGTAAAWAHAGALQHRCVHDAMQARVRQSVADHHKAPGAVSAVGLPYVTLDAAHTAAAADPRPGSARSVVRDVNWGALRIAVSTEDLTDPAYHCARVGQHVKDHAGAIVTCTAEDILTNEKRDILVKHLIPQAVQLHTERLKVQQVQGKWKVTDMVGDICGDFKVPQAHITEGFSNTDFVMYVASVPSEEGVLAWATTCQTFSDGHPAVGVINIPAANIASRYDQLVTRVVTHEMAHALGFSGPFFKDARIVASVPNVRGKNFDVPVINSSTAVAKAREQYGCDTLEYLEVEDQGGAGSAGSHIKMRNAQDELMAPAAAAGYYTALTMAIFQDLGFYQADFSKAEVMPWGQNAGCAFLTNKCMEQSVTQWPAMFCNESEDAIRCPTSRLSLGACGVTRHPGLPPYWQYFTDPSLAGLSAFMDYCPVVVPYSDGSCTQRASEAHASLLPFNVFSDAARCIDGAFRPKATDGIVKSYAGLCANVQCDTATRTYSVQVHGSNDYTNCTPGLRVELSTVSNAFEGGGYITCPPYVEVCQGNVQAAKDGGNTAAGRRGPRAAATALLVAALLAVAL, from the coding sequence ATGTCCgtggacagcagcagcacgcaccggcgccgctgcgtcgccgcgcgcctggtgcgcctcgcggctgccggcgccgcagtcACCGTTGCTgtcggcaccgcggccgcgtgggcacacgccggtgcgctgcagcaccgctgcgtcCACGACGCGATgcaggcacgcgtgcggCAGTCGGTGGCGGACCACCACAAGGCCCCCGGCGCGGTGTCCGCGGTGGGTCTGCCGTACGTTACTCtcgacgccgcgcacaccgcggccgccgccgatccCAGGCcgggcagcgcgcgcagcgtcgtGCGCGACGTGAACTGGGGCGCGCTGCGCATCGCCGTCTCCACCGAGGACCTCACCGACCCCGCCTACCACTGCGCTCGCGTTGGGCAGCATGTCAAAGACCACGCCGGCGCCATCGTCACCTGCACCGCCGAGGACATCCTCACCAACGAGAAGCGCGACATCCTGGTCAAGCACCTCATcccgcaggcggtgcagctgcacacggAGCGGCTgaaggtgcagcaggtgcagggCAAGTGGAAGGTGACGGACATGGTCGGCGATATCTGTGGCGACTTCAAGGTGCCGCAGGCGCACATCACCGAGGGCTTCAGCAACACCGACTTCGTGATGTACGTCGCCTCCGTGCCGAGTGAGGAGGGTGTGCTGGCGTGGGCCACGACCTGCCAGACGTTCTCTGACGGCCATCCAGCCGTGGGCGTCATCAACATCCCCGCGGCGAACATTGCGTCGCGGTACGACCAGCTCGTCACGCGTGTCGTCACGCACGAgatggcgcacgcgctcggCTTCAGCGGCCCATTCTTCAAAGACGCCCGCATCGTGGCGAGCGTTCCGAACGTTCGAGGCAAGAACTTCGATGTTCCCGTGatcaacagcagcacggcagtgGCGAAGGCGCGCGAGCAGTACGGCTGCGACACCTTGGAGTATctggaggtggaggaccAGGGCGGTGCGGGCTCCGCCGGGTCGCACATCAAGATGCGCAACGCGCAGGACGAGCTCAtggcgcctgctgcagctgccgggTACTACACCGCCCTGACCATGGCCATCTTCCAGGACCTCGGCTTCTACCAGGCGGACTTCAGCAAGGCCGAGGTGATGCCGTGGGGCCAGAACGCCGGCTGCGCCTTCCTCACCAACAAGTGCATGGAGCAGAGCGTCACGCAGTGGCCGGCGATGTTCTGCAATGAGAGCGAGGACGCCATCCGCTGCCCCACCAGTCGTCTCAGCCTCGGTGCATGCGGTGTTACCCGTCACCCGGGCCTTCCGCCGTACTGGCAGTACTTCACGGACCCGTCCCTCGCCGGCCTCTCCGCCTTCATGGACTACTGCCCTGTCGTGGTGCCCTACAGTGATggcagctgcacgcagcGTGCCTCTGAGGCACATGCTTCGTTGCTGCCCTTCAACGTCTTCTCTgacgcggcgcgctgcatcgaTGGTGCCTTCAGACCGAAGGCAACTGACGGCATAGTCAAGTCGTACGCCGGCCTGTGCGCCAACGTGCAGTGTGACACggccacacgcacgtacagcGTGCAGGTGCACGGCAGTAACGACTACACCAACTGCACGCCGGGCCTCAGAGTTGAGCTGAGCACCGTGAGCAACGCCTTCGAGGGGGGCGGCTACATCACGTGCCCGCCGTACGTGGAGGTGTGCCAGGGCAACGTGCAGGCTGCCAAGGACGGCGGCAACACGGCGGCTGGTCGTCGTGGtccgcgcgccgcggcgacggcgctgctggtggccgcgctgctggccgTGGCGCTCTAG
- the GP63-2 gene encoding GP63, leishmanolysin — MSVDSSSTHRRRCVAARLVRLAAAGAAVTVAVGTAAAWAHAGALQHRCVHDAMQARVRQSVADHHKAPGAVSAVGLPYVTLDAAHTAAAADPRPGSARSVVRDVNWGALRIAVSTEDLTDPAYHCARVGQHVKDHAGAIVTCTAEDILTNEKRDILVKHLIPQAVQLHTERLKVQQVQGKWKVTDMVGDICGDFKVPQAHITEGFSNTDFVMYVASVPSEEGVLAWATTCQTFSDGHPAVGVINIPAANIASRYDQLVTRVVTHEMAHALGFSGPFFEDARIVASVPNVRGKNFDVPVINSSTAVAKAREQYGCDTLEYLEVEDQGGAGSAGSHIKMRNAQDELMAPAAAAGYYTALTMAIFQDLGFYQADFSKAEVMPWGQNAGCAFLTNKCMEQSVTQWPAMFCNESEDAIRCPTSRLSLGACGVTRHPGLPPYWQYFTDPSLAGLSAFMDYCPVVVPYSDGSCTQRASEAHASLLPFNVFSDAARCIDGAFRPKATNGIVKSYAGLCANVQCDTATRTYSVQVHGSNDYTNCTPGLRVELSTVSNAFEGGGYITCPPYVEVCQGNVQAAKDGGNTAAGRRGPRAAATALLVAALLTVAL, encoded by the coding sequence ATGTCCgtggacagcagcagcacgcaccggcgccgctgcgtcgccgcgcgcctggtgcgcctcgcggctgccggcgccgcagtcACCGTTGCTgtcggcaccgcggccgcgtgggcacacgccggtgcgctgcagcaccgctgcgtcCACGACGCGATgcaggcacgcgtgcggCAGTCGGTGGCGGACCACCACAAGGCCCCCGGCGCGGTGTCCGCGGTGGGTCTGCCGTACGTTACTCtcgacgccgcgcacaccgcggccgccgccgatccCAGGCcgggcagcgcgcgcagcgtcgtGCGCGACGTGAACTGGGGCGCGCTGCGCATCGCCGTCTCCACCGAGGACCTCACCGACCCCGCCTACCACTGCGCTCGCGTTGGGCAGCATGTCAAAGACCACGCCGGCGCCATCGTCACCTGCACCGCCGAGGACATCCTCACCAACGAGAAGCGCGACATCCTGGTCAAGCACCTCATcccgcaggcggtgcagctgcacacggAGCGGCTgaaggtgcagcaggtgcagggCAAGTGGAAGGTGACGGACATGGTCGGCGATATCTGTGGCGACTTCAAGGTGCCGCAGGCGCACATCACCGAGGGCTTCAGCAACACCGACTTCGTGATGTACGTCGCCTCCGTGCCGAGTGAGGAGGGTGTGCTGGCGTGGGCCACGACCTGCCAGACGTTCTCTGACGGCCATCCAGCCGTGGGCGTCATCAACATCCCCGCGGCGAACATTGCGTCGCGGTACGACCAGCTCGTCACGCGTGTCGTCACGCACGAgatggcgcacgcgctcggCTTCAGCGGCCCATTCTTCGAGGACGCCCGCATCGTGGCGAGCGTTCCGAACGTTCGAGGCAAGAACTTCGATGTTCCCGTGatcaacagcagcacggcagtgGCGAAGGCGCGCGAGCAGTACGGCTGCGACACCTTGGAGTATctggaggtggaggaccAGGGCGGTGCGGGCTCCGCCGGGTCGCACATCAAGATGCGCAACGCGCAGGACGAGCTCAtggcgcctgctgcagctgccgggTACTACACCGCCCTGACCATGGCCATCTTCCAGGACCTCGGCTTCTACCAGGCGGACTTCAGCAAGGCCGAGGTGATGCCGTGGGGCCAGAACGCCGGCTGCGCCTTCCTCACCAACAAGTGCATGGAGCAGAGCGTCACGCAGTGGCCGGCGATGTTCTGCAATGAGAGCGAGGACGCCATCCGCTGCCCCACCAGTCGTCTCAGCCTCGGTGCATGCGGTGTTACCCGTCACCCGGGCCTTCCGCCGTACTGGCAGTACTTCACGGACCCGTCCCTCGCCGGCCTCTCCGCCTTCATGGACTACTGCCCTGTCGTGGTGCCCTACAGTGATggcagctgcacgcagcGTGCCTCTGAGGCACATGCTTCGTTGCTGCCCTTCAACGTCTTCTCTgacgcggcgcgctgcatcgaTGGTGCCTTCAGACCGAAGGCAACTAACGGCATAGTCAAGTCGTACGCCGGCCTGTGCGCCAACGTGCAGTGTGACACggccacacgcacgtacagcGTGCAGGTGCACGGCAGTAACGACTACACCAACTGCACGCCGGGCCTCAGAGTTGAGCTGAGCACCGTGAGCAACGCCTTCGAGGGGGGCGGCTACATCACGTGCCCGCCGTACGTGGAGGTGTGCCAGGGCAACGTGCAGGCTGCCAAGGACGGCGGCAACACGGCGGCTGGTCGTCGTGGtccgcgcgccgcggcgacggcgctgctggtggccgcgctgctgaCCGTGGCGCTCTAG